A portion of the Natrinema salaciae genome contains these proteins:
- a CDS encoding dolichyl-phosphate hexose transferase, translating into MSSGEESKRTDGSSGDEYTFDDVSVVMGTYNEEEAIGKVLSDVDDVTDGKADVVCVDGSADRTPEIAREHGATVIEQRPQGYGVAVRAAILEPDRPIVVTTDCDDTYPMEQLPEFLELINDGHDVVSGDRLYHGADAMPGFNRFGNQVFAALASVLMGTRVHDTTTGMRAYRRDVVESIEWTENTGLSAELLIRPLMRGYDVREHPIEYRERAGQTKLDPLKGGAEIARSIVKVSLEERLRELPHRPTQ; encoded by the coding sequence ATGAGCAGTGGGGAGGAGTCAAAACGAACGGACGGAAGCAGCGGGGACGAATACACCTTCGACGACGTGAGCGTCGTCATGGGCACCTACAACGAGGAGGAAGCGATCGGAAAGGTGCTCTCGGACGTCGACGACGTCACCGACGGGAAGGCCGACGTCGTCTGCGTCGACGGCTCCGCGGACCGCACGCCCGAGATCGCCCGCGAGCACGGCGCGACGGTCATCGAACAGCGACCACAGGGGTACGGCGTCGCCGTGCGCGCAGCGATCCTCGAGCCCGATCGACCGATCGTCGTCACGACCGACTGCGACGACACGTATCCGATGGAGCAACTTCCGGAGTTCCTCGAGCTGATCAACGACGGCCACGACGTCGTCAGCGGCGATCGGCTCTACCACGGGGCCGACGCGATGCCCGGGTTCAATCGCTTCGGCAATCAGGTCTTCGCGGCGCTCGCGAGCGTCCTGATGGGAACGCGCGTCCACGACACGACGACCGGGATGCGCGCCTACCGACGCGACGTGGTCGAATCGATCGAGTGGACCGAGAACACCGGCCTCTCGGCCGAACTCCTGATCCGCCCGCTGATGCGCGGCTACGACGTTCGCGAACACCCGATCGAGTACCGCGAGCGCGCCGGCCAGACGAAGCTCGATCCGCTCAAAGGCGGCGCGGAAATCGCGCGGTCGATCGTCAAAGTCTCGCTCGAGGAGCGACTCCGGGAGCTGCCGCACCGACCGACGCAGTAA
- a CDS encoding lysylphosphatidylglycerol synthase transmembrane domain-containing protein has translation MNDGDERSGLGSGSDAAGSESGRAGVATVLTRRRLTVAGTILVLIGLFVALREIDLRTVVAEISSADPRLLGAAAAVYAVSWPLRGRRYGDVLAAMGHRGGTAFPTLAIFVSQTANLAIPARAGDAVRAYVMNAHREVPYTAGFASLAVERVFDLATIAALAGLATAWLALSGAAGPLQIVAEAGGARTALVAAAAVSTATVGVGVVVVTSARADHGLGSRLRSRAAGRPRLERGLETVLRFAGDVQVVARQPRAVATVGVGSLLVWVLDVLTAVLVLAALGSGLAVATLLAVGTLAVSVGNLAKVLPLSQGGVGLYEAAFTALVVGLTPVGAGTALAAAIVDHALKNGVTLVGGAGAVASLGISLSDAAEPETARETDNFLGEPKR, from the coding sequence ATGAACGACGGGGACGAGCGGTCGGGGTTGGGGTCGGGGTCGGACGCGGCCGGTAGCGAATCCGGACGTGCCGGGGTCGCCACCGTCCTGACGCGCCGCCGGCTGACGGTCGCCGGGACGATACTCGTCCTGATCGGCCTGTTCGTCGCCCTCCGAGAGATCGATCTCCGGACCGTCGTCGCCGAGATCTCGAGCGCCGATCCGCGACTGCTCGGGGCAGCGGCCGCCGTCTACGCCGTCTCGTGGCCGCTCCGCGGGCGGCGGTACGGCGACGTGCTGGCCGCGATGGGACACCGCGGCGGGACGGCGTTTCCCACGCTGGCGATCTTCGTCAGTCAGACGGCGAACCTCGCGATTCCGGCGCGGGCGGGCGACGCGGTCCGCGCGTACGTGATGAACGCTCACCGTGAGGTTCCCTACACCGCCGGGTTCGCGTCGCTCGCCGTCGAACGGGTGTTCGATCTGGCGACGATCGCCGCGCTCGCGGGGCTCGCGACGGCGTGGCTCGCGCTGAGCGGCGCTGCCGGTCCCCTCCAGATCGTCGCTGAGGCCGGGGGCGCGCGGACCGCGCTCGTCGCCGCGGCGGCCGTGAGCACGGCGACCGTCGGTGTCGGGGTCGTCGTCGTCACGTCCGCCCGGGCGGATCACGGGCTGGGGTCGCGGCTCCGTTCGCGGGCCGCCGGCCGACCGCGCCTCGAGCGGGGGCTCGAGACCGTGCTCCGGTTCGCGGGGGACGTTCAGGTCGTCGCCCGCCAGCCGAGAGCGGTCGCGACCGTCGGGGTCGGGAGCCTGCTGGTGTGGGTACTCGACGTGCTCACGGCGGTCCTCGTCCTCGCGGCGCTCGGCAGCGGGCTCGCGGTCGCCACGCTGCTCGCGGTCGGCACGCTGGCCGTCAGCGTCGGCAACCTCGCGAAGGTCCTCCCACTCTCCCAGGGCGGCGTCGGGCTCTACGAGGCCGCGTTCACCGCGCTCGTCGTCGGCCTCACGCCCGTCGGTGCGGGGACGGCTCTGGCCGCGGCGATCGTCGATCACGCGCTGAAAAACGGCGTGACGCTGGTCGGCGGTGCCGGCGCGGTGGCGTCGCTGGGGATCTCGCTCTCGGACGCGGCGGAGCCGGAGACGGCGCGGGAGACCGACAACTTTTTAGGCGAGCCTAAAAGATAG
- a CDS encoding alpha-1 4-glucan-protein synthase, which translates to MSQDICVIVPTIREYECMRSYFANARNYGFDLSRLHVVLVTEDFCETDEMAAMLDEEGVSGEVFDGSRREEWYAEHDVEAYSHVVPAASHAETSFGLLYMWAHEEFDYGFFIDDDTLPHPDEDFFGTHMANLAFEGEIEEVSSDEQWVNVLYQNADEHGLYPRGYPYSAMDETVETGTTEIDGGEVVASQGLWTNVPDLDAVRILMDGDLEGQAQTRTSSDDFGDDFVAARGNYLTVCSMNLAFRREVIPAFYQLPMDDNEWNVGRFDDIWSGVFLKRACDLLGKRIYNGAPLCEHNKAPRSTFDDLNNEVPGLELNEHLWRIVDGVEPTAQRAARTAAPSADEVGADADSYADVFEAMADELADGDWEAYNNGAFFNYVGEHMRDWLDCLSALERTAPVAGNRRL; encoded by the coding sequence ATGAGTCAGGATATCTGTGTTATCGTCCCCACGATTCGGGAGTACGAGTGCATGCGCTCGTACTTCGCGAACGCGCGCAATTACGGGTTCGACCTCTCGCGACTCCACGTCGTGCTCGTCACCGAGGACTTCTGCGAGACCGACGAGATGGCAGCCATGCTCGACGAGGAGGGCGTCTCGGGCGAGGTCTTCGACGGGAGCCGTCGCGAGGAGTGGTACGCCGAACACGACGTCGAAGCGTACAGCCACGTCGTGCCGGCGGCGAGTCACGCCGAGACGAGCTTCGGGCTGCTCTACATGTGGGCCCACGAGGAGTTCGACTACGGCTTCTTTATCGACGACGACACCCTGCCACATCCCGACGAGGACTTCTTCGGCACGCACATGGCGAACCTCGCCTTCGAGGGGGAGATCGAGGAAGTCTCCTCGGACGAGCAGTGGGTCAACGTCCTCTATCAGAACGCCGACGAACACGGCCTCTACCCGCGGGGCTACCCCTACTCGGCGATGGACGAGACGGTCGAAACGGGGACGACCGAGATCGACGGCGGCGAGGTCGTCGCCTCGCAGGGACTGTGGACCAACGTCCCCGACCTGGACGCCGTCCGCATCCTCATGGACGGCGATCTCGAGGGGCAGGCACAGACCCGAACCTCGAGCGACGACTTCGGGGACGACTTCGTCGCCGCGCGGGGCAACTACCTCACCGTCTGCTCGATGAATCTCGCCTTCCGGCGCGAGGTGATCCCCGCGTTCTACCAGCTTCCGATGGACGACAACGAGTGGAACGTCGGCCGGTTCGACGACATCTGGTCGGGCGTCTTCCTCAAGCGCGCCTGCGACCTGCTCGGCAAGCGGATCTACAACGGCGCGCCGCTGTGCGAGCACAACAAGGCTCCTCGAAGCACCTTCGACGACCTCAACAACGAGGTGCCGGGACTCGAGCTGAACGAACACCTCTGGCGGATCGTCGACGGCGTGGAACCGACGGCTCAACGGGCCGCTCGGACGGCAGCGCCGTCCGCGGACGAAGTCGGTGCGGACGCCGACTCCTACGCCGACGTCTTCGAGGCGATGGCCGACGAACTCGCCGACGGCGACTGGGAGGCGTACAACAACGGCGCGTTCTTCAACTACGTCGGCGAACACATGCGCGACTGGCTCGACTGTCTGTCCGCCCTCGAGCGGACCGCGCCCGTTGCGGGGAATCGACGCCTATAA
- a CDS encoding pentapeptide repeat-containing protein — protein MAETRCRYVTSSSGVDDAGAICCWRSTWEDTDRCIWHTETTVPMAAYERDPPEPGERLDGANFRGATLSGASFLTGRSFVDADFTEAVLDGADLSAADLRRATFRDVDAHGTSFRAANLHDAVFVFADLRGADFRNARLYRAGLTDVRINLETAFGERSVYEAELERASADEDLWDRVDSAQWLYRELQRLYDENAFPERVHTYYLREMDFRRRQAWRVGRYLQAIKLAGSRWVMLYGTSPWRVVTTSLLLILVCAGLYPLTGGIQEVGADSAVTYQIDDPTDASSRVLVRAFFKSLYFSVITFATLGYGDIQPVGEWARAIAGVETLLGSLLMALLVFVLTRSVHY, from the coding sequence ATGGCCGAAACGCGTTGCAGGTACGTCACGAGCAGTAGCGGCGTGGACGACGCCGGGGCGATCTGTTGCTGGCGATCCACGTGGGAGGACACCGACCGGTGCATCTGGCACACCGAGACCACCGTTCCGATGGCGGCGTACGAACGGGACCCGCCGGAGCCGGGCGAACGGCTCGACGGGGCGAACTTCCGGGGAGCGACGTTGAGCGGTGCGTCGTTTCTCACGGGGCGGTCGTTCGTCGACGCGGATTTCACGGAGGCGGTCCTCGACGGAGCCGACCTCTCGGCGGCCGACCTCCGCCGGGCGACGTTTCGGGACGTCGACGCCCACGGGACGTCGTTCCGGGCCGCGAACCTCCACGACGCGGTGTTCGTCTTCGCCGACCTCCGCGGGGCGGACTTCCGAAACGCGAGGCTCTACCGCGCCGGCCTGACCGACGTTCGGATCAATCTCGAGACGGCGTTCGGCGAGCGGTCGGTGTACGAGGCGGAGCTCGAGCGGGCGTCGGCGGACGAGGACCTGTGGGATCGAGTCGACTCCGCACAGTGGCTCTACCGCGAACTGCAGCGGCTCTACGACGAGAACGCGTTCCCGGAGCGGGTTCACACCTACTACCTGCGCGAGATGGACTTCCGCCGACGGCAGGCCTGGCGGGTCGGACGCTACCTGCAGGCGATCAAACTCGCCGGCTCGCGCTGGGTCATGCTGTACGGAACGAGCCCGTGGCGGGTCGTGACGACGTCGCTGCTCCTGATCCTCGTCTGCGCGGGGCTCTATCCGCTGACCGGCGGCATCCAGGAGGTCGGGGCCGACAGCGCGGTCACGTACCAGATCGACGATCCCACCGATGCGTCCAGCCGCGTCCTCGTCCGGGCGTTCTTCAAGAGCCTCTACTTCAGCGTCATCACCTTCGCGACGCTGGGATACGGGGACATCCAGCCGGTCGGCGAGTGGGCTCGCGCTATCGCCGGCGTCGAGACCCTGCTCGGATCGCTCCTGATGGCACTGCTGGTGTTCGTGTTGACGAGAAGCGTCCACTACTGA
- a CDS encoding GMC family oxidoreductase, which produces MSGSRPPAESARPVTDADADRTPVADADVCVIGAGPAGGIVADRLAEAGREVVILEAGPRFDPADRLARQERAIRPSYGRPAVWDGDPERDAYSASGDRHYPLNRARVKGVGGSTLHWQGMVMRLHEADFNARSVRGVGADWPIDYADLRPYYAQAERELGVAGAADNPFAPPREEPHPMPAFPPSYSDSLFAEACDELEIAMHSVPNARNSESYDDRSACVGYGTCRPVCPSGAKYDATVHVERAERAGATVIDRAPVQRLEHDADSISAAVYATPDGERHRQEADAFVIACGGVETPRLLLLSESSHYPDGLANSSGRVGRYFMEHCFAGTFGVLDEPTRQNHVGFPTSESHQFYDDADAAFAPFKLEFFNYAGPSPVGMALTGDDWGDDLLERIRADYGTHVAVGALVEQLPREDSYVGLDPDRTDDRGNPVPDVHWTVGDRALRTIERANEIQEDIFDELGATITSQDGPDDVVPTNHHMGTTRMGTDPTESVVDPTLRTHDLENCWIASSSVFPTAGAMNPTLTIAALALKAADHIADAR; this is translated from the coding sequence GTGAGCGGCAGCCGTCCGCCCGCCGAATCGGCGCGGCCCGTTACCGACGCGGACGCCGACCGCACGCCGGTGGCGGACGCCGACGTCTGCGTCATCGGCGCGGGTCCCGCCGGCGGGATCGTCGCGGACCGACTCGCCGAGGCCGGCCGCGAGGTCGTGATCCTGGAGGCCGGCCCGCGGTTCGATCCGGCCGACCGGCTCGCCAGACAGGAACGGGCGATCAGGCCGTCGTACGGTCGGCCGGCCGTCTGGGACGGCGATCCCGAGCGGGACGCGTACTCGGCGTCGGGCGACCGCCACTACCCGCTGAACCGCGCCCGGGTCAAGGGCGTCGGCGGGTCGACGCTCCACTGGCAGGGGATGGTGATGCGACTGCACGAGGCCGATTTCAACGCCCGGAGCGTCCGCGGGGTCGGCGCGGACTGGCCGATCGACTACGCGGACCTCCGGCCGTACTACGCGCAGGCGGAGCGCGAACTGGGGGTCGCCGGTGCCGCCGACAACCCCTTCGCGCCGCCCCGCGAGGAGCCGCATCCGATGCCGGCGTTTCCGCCCTCCTACAGCGACAGTCTGTTCGCCGAGGCCTGCGACGAACTCGAGATCGCGATGCACTCCGTGCCGAACGCGCGCAACTCCGAGTCCTACGACGATCGCAGCGCCTGCGTCGGCTACGGCACCTGCCGTCCGGTCTGTCCCTCCGGCGCGAAGTACGACGCGACGGTCCACGTCGAGCGCGCCGAACGGGCGGGCGCGACCGTGATCGACCGCGCGCCCGTCCAGCGCCTCGAGCACGACGCCGACTCGATCTCGGCGGCCGTCTACGCGACTCCCGACGGCGAGCGCCACCGACAGGAAGCCGACGCCTTCGTGATCGCCTGCGGCGGCGTCGAGACGCCCCGCCTGCTGTTGCTCTCCGAGTCGAGTCACTACCCCGACGGACTGGCTAACTCGAGCGGCCGCGTCGGCCGGTACTTCATGGAGCACTGTTTCGCGGGGACCTTCGGCGTCCTCGACGAGCCGACCCGGCAGAACCACGTCGGCTTCCCGACCAGCGAGTCCCACCAGTTCTACGACGACGCCGACGCGGCGTTCGCCCCCTTCAAACTCGAGTTCTTCAACTACGCCGGCCCTTCGCCGGTCGGCATGGCGCTGACAGGCGACGACTGGGGCGACGACCTGCTCGAGCGCATCCGGGCCGACTACGGCACCCACGTCGCCGTCGGCGCGCTGGTCGAACAGCTCCCGCGCGAGGACAGCTACGTCGGCCTCGACCCCGACCGGACCGACGACCGCGGCAACCCCGTCCCCGACGTCCACTGGACCGTCGGCGACCGGGCGCTGCGGACGATCGAGCGAGCGAACGAGATCCAGGAGGATATCTTCGACGAACTCGGTGCGACGATCACCTCGCAGGACGGCCCCGACGATGTCGTCCCGACCAACCACCACATGGGAACGACCCGGATGGGGACCGATCCGACCGAGAGCGTCGTCGATCCGACGCTGCGGACCCACGACCTCGAGAACTGCTGGATCGCCTCGAGCAGCGTCTTCCCGACCGCCGGGGCGATGAACCCGACGCTGACGATCGCCGCGCTCGCGCTGAAGGCCGCGGATCATATAGCAGACGCCCGCTAG
- a CDS encoding extracellular solute-binding protein gives MTKQYGSAGRRAFLAGSAALGTAGLAGCTGLIGGEEEDDEGENVFNQIGSGRAGRGQPGGTPMSELPALEGELHIYSGRNEFLVGTLISSLEDIYDDFSVEGPRYADSSYLANQIAQAGSATDADVFFTVDSAALGEVASEGLSKSLSDDVLEMVPAEFRTDQWVGTSGRIRTVPYNSDALSESDMPTSIDAYADFEGDLGWAPSYGSCQSFVTAMRLLEGEDATREWLQSVVDNGITAYNDELAVCQAIEDGEIDAGFTNHYYIQRVRESTSDPAIETAFTEGDAGATFDVAGATVLENTSNPDLAENFVRHLLSAEVQEFFAVETFEYPLIPEGEPVGELPSVDELDVPDIDPAELSDLQPTLDLMRSIDGISI, from the coding sequence ATGACGAAGCAATACGGTTCGGCGGGTCGGCGAGCGTTCCTCGCCGGATCGGCCGCGCTCGGAACGGCGGGGCTGGCCGGCTGTACGGGCCTGATCGGGGGAGAAGAGGAAGACGACGAGGGGGAGAACGTCTTCAATCAGATCGGCTCCGGCCGCGCGGGTCGCGGCCAGCCCGGCGGCACGCCGATGTCGGAGCTTCCCGCACTCGAGGGGGAGCTGCACATCTACTCCGGCCGAAACGAGTTCCTCGTCGGGACGCTCATCAGCAGCCTCGAGGACATATACGACGACTTCTCGGTCGAGGGCCCCCGATACGCCGACTCCTCGTATCTGGCGAATCAGATCGCGCAGGCGGGCTCGGCCACCGACGCGGACGTCTTCTTTACGGTCGACTCGGCCGCGCTCGGTGAGGTGGCGAGCGAGGGGCTGTCGAAGAGCCTCTCGGACGACGTCCTGGAGATGGTCCCCGCGGAGTTCCGGACGGACCAGTGGGTCGGGACCTCCGGCCGTATCCGGACCGTCCCGTACAACTCGGACGCGCTCTCCGAGAGCGACATGCCAACGAGTATCGACGCCTACGCCGACTTCGAGGGCGACCTCGGCTGGGCCCCCTCCTACGGCTCCTGCCAGTCGTTCGTCACCGCGATGCGCCTCCTCGAGGGAGAGGACGCGACCAGGGAGTGGCTCCAGAGCGTCGTCGACAACGGGATCACGGCCTACAACGACGAACTGGCAGTCTGTCAGGCCATCGAGGACGGCGAGATCGACGCCGGCTTCACGAACCACTACTACATCCAGCGGGTCCGCGAGAGCACGTCTGATCCCGCCATCGAGACGGCGTTCACCGAGGGCGACGCGGGTGCGACGTTCGACGTCGCAGGTGCGACCGTCCTCGAGAACACGTCGAACCCCGACCTGGCGGAGAACTTCGTCCGCCACCTGCTCTCGGCGGAGGTCCAGGAGTTCTTCGCGGTCGAGACGTTCGAGTACCCGCTCATCCCCGAGGGCGAGCCGGTCGGCGAACTGCCGTCGGTCGACGAGTTGGACGTCCCGGATATCGATCCGGCGGAGCTGTCCGACCTCCAGCCGACGCTGGACCTGATGCGGAGCATCGACGGCATCAGCATCTAA
- a CDS encoding ArnT family glycosyltransferase — translation MIRDPIRRLRSSDSVLDRPRRVQLAALAVVCLAGLAVWTLATDLFPYHSSNDDEGVYLLQAAMLLEGQLELRAGDLADAFRPWFFVQDGGRLYSKYSPVVPAMYAVSMALFGEPRVTLVAVALGNAALVYGLGSMVFDRWVGVVAAAVFAAAPMTLLTSSVFLPYAPTTLLNCAFAVWYLRGVREGRLRHAVLAGTAIGLAFFARPYTAVLFALPFICHAGWSVLRSVRDRWWDRGLRPLPDPVRRNAATAAVGFAFVGLALAYNARVTGAALTFPYAAFAPLDGPGFGHRELLDHSLEYTPAVALEANGAALWYFATRWFTAGPLGTVAALTGTAVALWRWLPVPGSDEAGGRGSDRTAGLLLAGLFVSVPLGNFAFWGNYNVHAGVGDPTTGLLSKFGPFYHFDLLVPLSIFAGFAVVVGYRRCRDAAIRRRIATVASPRAARAVVLAVLLVGALVAGAANAALLSAPVERNAAHTDRFESAYEPVEERDLENALVFLPTPYGQWQNHPFQALRNDGGLDGEVVYALDGAPSRDFAVLDAYPSRTYYRYSYRGEWTATPSDEITARLEELSVRSGERLDGETTVGIADRVDRVRVRLENDGQVADYTVADAGSALSVAWTLERGAGTESDATANGTPVGVARLNESPNESVAFDAADELVLTVTQVQPEGATYTYRQEVTVRATDDGVDVVWPPERTGCPLVADCGTEGTYLPDHPESRSDWETFETRLEVASASSHRSGRRRVASGMGQFRHQR, via the coding sequence GTGATTCGCGATCCGATTCGCCGGCTTCGGTCGTCCGACTCCGTTCTCGACCGACCGCGCCGCGTCCAGCTCGCCGCGCTCGCCGTCGTCTGTCTCGCCGGTCTCGCAGTGTGGACGCTCGCGACCGACCTCTTTCCCTACCACTCGAGCAACGACGACGAGGGTGTCTACCTCCTGCAGGCCGCCATGCTGCTCGAGGGACAGCTCGAGCTCCGGGCCGGCGACCTCGCCGACGCGTTCCGGCCGTGGTTCTTCGTGCAAGACGGCGGGCGACTCTACTCGAAGTACTCGCCGGTCGTCCCCGCGATGTACGCCGTCTCGATGGCGCTGTTCGGCGAGCCGCGGGTGACGCTCGTCGCCGTCGCGCTGGGGAACGCGGCGCTCGTCTACGGCCTCGGATCGATGGTGTTCGATCGATGGGTCGGTGTGGTCGCCGCGGCCGTCTTCGCGGCCGCCCCGATGACCCTCCTGACGTCGTCGGTGTTCCTCCCGTACGCCCCGACGACGCTGCTGAACTGCGCCTTCGCGGTGTGGTATCTCCGCGGCGTGCGCGAGGGACGGCTCCGTCACGCCGTCCTGGCCGGGACCGCGATCGGGCTCGCGTTCTTCGCTCGGCCGTACACCGCCGTCCTGTTCGCGCTTCCCTTCATCTGTCACGCGGGCTGGTCGGTGCTGCGATCGGTTCGCGACCGCTGGTGGGACCGCGGACTCCGCCCCCTCCCGGACCCCGTTCGACGAAACGCCGCTACCGCCGCGGTCGGATTCGCCTTCGTCGGGCTGGCGCTCGCGTACAACGCCCGGGTCACGGGCGCGGCCCTGACCTTTCCGTACGCGGCGTTCGCCCCGCTCGACGGACCCGGGTTCGGCCACCGCGAACTCCTCGATCACTCGCTCGAGTACACGCCGGCCGTCGCCCTCGAGGCGAACGGCGCTGCCCTCTGGTACTTCGCCACGCGCTGGTTCACGGCGGGGCCGCTCGGAACGGTCGCCGCGCTGACGGGAACGGCGGTCGCGCTGTGGCGGTGGCTCCCCGTTCCCGGATCGGACGAAGCGGGCGGCCGTGGAAGCGACCGGACCGCGGGCTTGCTGCTGGCCGGCCTCTTCGTCTCGGTCCCGCTCGGTAACTTCGCGTTCTGGGGGAATTACAACGTACACGCCGGCGTCGGCGATCCGACGACGGGCCTCCTCTCGAAGTTCGGGCCGTTCTACCACTTCGACCTGCTCGTGCCGCTGTCGATCTTCGCCGGGTTCGCCGTCGTCGTCGGCTACCGACGGTGTCGCGACGCCGCGATCCGACGCCGGATCGCGACCGTCGCATCGCCGCGGGCCGCTCGAGCCGTCGTCCTCGCCGTCCTGCTCGTCGGTGCGCTCGTCGCCGGAGCCGCGAACGCCGCCCTCCTCTCGGCACCGGTCGAGCGCAACGCCGCCCACACGGACCGGTTCGAGTCCGCCTACGAGCCCGTCGAGGAGCGCGACCTCGAGAACGCGCTGGTCTTCCTGCCGACGCCGTACGGCCAGTGGCAGAACCACCCGTTCCAGGCGCTCCGGAACGACGGCGGCCTCGACGGCGAGGTGGTCTACGCGCTCGACGGCGCTCCGAGCCGCGATTTCGCCGTGCTCGACGCCTATCCGAGCCGGACGTACTACCGCTACAGCTACCGCGGCGAGTGGACGGCCACGCCGAGCGACGAGATCACCGCCCGACTCGAGGAGCTGTCGGTTCGGTCGGGCGAGCGACTCGACGGCGAAACGACCGTCGGGATCGCCGATCGAGTCGACCGGGTACGGGTTCGCCTCGAGAACGACGGCCAGGTCGCCGACTACACCGTCGCCGACGCCGGATCGGCGCTGTCCGTCGCGTGGACCCTCGAGCGCGGCGCTGGAACCGAGAGCGACGCGACCGCGAACGGCACCCCCGTGGGCGTCGCCCGCCTGAACGAGTCGCCGAACGAGTCGGTGGCGTTCGACGCCGCCGACGAACTCGTCCTCACCGTCACGCAGGTCCAGCCGGAAGGCGCGACGTACACCTACCGACAGGAGGTGACCGTCCGAGCGACCGACGACGGGGTCGACGTCGTCTGGCCGCCCGAACGGACCGGCTGTCCGCTCGTCGCCGACTGCGGGACCGAAGGGACCTACCTCCCGGACCATCCGGAGAGCCGTAGCGACTGGGAGACCTTCGAGACACGACTCGAGGTGGCGTCGGCGTCGTCGCATCGGTCCGGCCGTCGGCGAGTCGCGAGCGGGATGGGGCAATTCAGGCACCAGCGTTAG
- a CDS encoding twin-arginine translocation signal domain-containing protein, whose protein sequence is MPHRSKSASTETTLERRDVLQRAGLAAGALALGTSAATGSASAQTSNRVLGFSRCLYPGRAFEVIDKLDQGTTVELLQVDGDPVPEISRPDEWTGYIIRYEGHRGNNAGLPTFLFVRDRSLRAGDTGVFGGDIHMFNSNLNLLRTSLDRP, encoded by the coding sequence ATGCCACACAGGAGTAAAAGCGCTAGTACCGAAACCACCCTGGAACGCCGCGACGTGTTGCAGCGTGCGGGCCTCGCAGCGGGCGCGCTCGCACTCGGCACGAGTGCCGCGACGGGATCGGCATCGGCCCAGACCAGCAACCGGGTGCTGGGGTTCTCGCGATGCCTTTACCCGGGGCGAGCGTTCGAGGTGATCGACAAACTCGACCAGGGGACGACCGTCGAACTCTTGCAGGTCGACGGCGACCCGGTGCCGGAGATCTCTCGGCCGGACGAGTGGACCGGCTACATCATCCGCTACGAGGGACACAGAGGAAACAACGCCGGGTTACCTACATTTCTCTTCGTTCGCGACCGCAGCCTCCGAGCCGGCGATACGGGGGTGTTCGGCGGGGACATCCACATGTTCAACTCGAATCTGAACCTGCTGCGAACGTCGCTGGACCGACCGTGA
- a CDS encoding NAD-dependent epimerase/dehydratase family protein, whose protein sequence is MTLSNGRVLVTGGAGFIGSHLTERLLEDGADVTVVDDLSNGDGDRVPDAADFVEVDLTDPDTLVGRLDDIDLVFHLAASKHVDTNRPHGQFDDNTQMTRNVLEAMADADATEIAYTSSSTVYGEAPRPTPEDYAPLEPISAYGASKLADEGLLSARAHSHDLTVWNFRFANVVGPRLRGAVVPDFVEKLRDDPEHLTILGDGRQEKSYLHVEDCLDAMLHVVEHADDAMNTYNLGTRTTTSVDRIAAIVAEELGVDPEREYTGGERGWTGDVPKMRLSIEKLSALGWEPRLSSDEAVRRSTREIVDELR, encoded by the coding sequence ATGACTCTCTCGAACGGACGCGTCCTCGTCACCGGCGGTGCCGGGTTCATCGGCTCCCACCTCACCGAGCGCCTGCTCGAAGACGGAGCCGACGTAACGGTCGTCGACGACCTGTCGAACGGCGACGGTGACCGCGTCCCCGACGCGGCCGACTTCGTCGAGGTCGACCTCACCGACCCAGACACCCTCGTGGGCCGCCTCGACGATATCGACCTCGTCTTCCACCTCGCGGCGTCGAAACACGTCGACACGAATCGGCCCCACGGTCAGTTCGACGACAACACGCAGATGACCCGCAACGTTCTCGAGGCGATGGCCGACGCTGACGCGACCGAGATCGCCTACACCTCCTCGTCGACGGTGTACGGGGAGGCCCCGCGACCGACGCCCGAGGACTACGCGCCGCTCGAGCCGATCAGCGCCTACGGGGCGAGCAAACTCGCGGACGAGGGGTTGCTCTCCGCGCGGGCGCACAGCCACGACCTCACCGTCTGGAACTTCCGCTTCGCGAACGTGGTCGGGCCGCGGCTTCGCGGGGCGGTCGTCCCGGACTTCGTCGAGAAGCTACGGGACGACCCCGAGCACCTGACGATCCTCGGCGACGGCCGCCAGGAGAAGTCGTATCTCCACGTCGAGGACTGTCTCGACGCCATGCTGCACGTCGTCGAGCACGCCGACGACGCGATGAACACCTACAACCTCGGTACGCGCACGACGACCTCGGTCGATCGGATCGCGGCCATCGTCGCCGAGGAGTTGGGCGTCGACCCCGAGCGCGAGTACACCGGCGGCGAGCGCGGCTGGACCGGCGACGTGCCGAAGATGCGGCTCTCGATCGAGAAGCTGTCGGCGCTGGGCTGGGAGCCCCGACTCTCGAGCGACGAGGCGGTCCGTCGCTCGACGCGCGAGATCGTCGACGAACTGCGGTGA